A window of the Tiliqua scincoides isolate rTilSci1 chromosome 5, rTilSci1.hap2, whole genome shotgun sequence genome harbors these coding sequences:
- the MRPL55 gene encoding large ribosomal subunit protein mL55: protein MFRCVRNWTLFAQPRCKLSMAAINRTLRTFRPEAFFGLLPRLCGIHTSTSQPNSNRTSVVRIPRQKYARTYPVLLVRPDGSSIHIRYKEPRRILSIPVDINTLPEAERKARLRRRDAGKLKPKQEMSFEDDFKLDNYRKFWKKK, encoded by the exons ATGTTCCGTTGTGTTAGAAACTGGACATTGTTTGCCCAGCCTCGATGCAAGCTCAGTATGGCAGCTATCAACAGGACTTTAAG AACCTTTCGACCAGAGGCCTTCTTCGGCCTCCTCCCAAGACTTTGTGGCATCCACACGTCCACCAGCCAGCCCAACTCCAACCGAACGTCTGTTGTCCGCATCCCAAGGCAAAAATATGCCAGGACCTATCCAGTGCTGCTAGTGAGGCCTGATGGCTCTTCGATCCACATCCGCTACAAAGAACCAAGGAGGATCCTTTCA ATACCTGTGGACATTAACACCCTCCCTGAAGCTGAAAGGAAAGCCCGGTTGCGGAGAAGGGATGCTGGCAAGCTGAAGCCCAAGCAGGAGATGTCTTTTGAAGATGACTTTAAATTAGACAATTATAGAAAGTTTTGGAAGAAAAAATGA